In Cheilinus undulatus linkage group 3, ASM1832078v1, whole genome shotgun sequence, the genomic window ttttgtcagccttggaactctcccatgatacCATTTTTACctagtgtctttcttatgggtgagtcatgaactctgaccttaactgaggccagtgaggcctgcaggtctttggatgtcgttctgagttcttttgtgacctcctggatgagtcgttgcaCTCTTACAACCAAAATACCACATTGTTGCGCAGCTATATATAGCAATGTGGCATTTTGGTTAGATTCAGGGTCATAAACAGTTTGGATGATAATCAGGTCCTTGttgattttcaataaaatcaatcAGGGTACCTTCTATCACCCAGCCGTCCTCTCAAGATACAGGAGGGCCAGACTTGCTGCTCTGAACATGTTGTACTGGATAAAAAGATAGCAATTCTACGGTCTGGCCTCTAATATAAGCTATAAGCTTGTCTGAGTGGAGCTACAGGGGGTGAGCAGGAGGGTCAGGCACTACAGCTACTACAAAGACTTAGATGGCAGTCCTACACACTGGCTCCCTACACTTACCCAGAAAGAATTAAGTCTTCCAGTCAGGAACAATAAggcacacaaaaaaatcatgttgCCACACAAATAAAAGCTGATGCAAATATTTATCCACCAGGTTGCCATGTCAGAACTATAGACTGTAGAaggaattggacaaaccccgtgtgatgccagtcgtctgcttacaataggcggactcaaatggctcttgaagccaatccttggaggcttccatattgaaatcgcggtctcaaccgaactttggatcaacctaacggctcgcccactaagcgcgacttcctgtcagcctgctaccaagcattctggttgacagaaacggagtcTCTGCCTGCTGaactatctgtcaatcaaattaggcgggccaatcagctttcatcctaaatataatccaaacgatcgtggtacaagaAAACTGacccccccgtacagtgggagcacaataaggcACTAGCTAAtaagacatgtttggtgttttgaaccaggctgtaaaccagtttatttctagtgtcaaaactggCTGTTCAACATGTGTCCaaacgggacttccggtgtttctgcagccagcctcaagtggacactcgtggtatggcaattttttgcacttccgcattggcttcatttttcaggaccggaggttgccacttggtcAGAACCAATACAGGGGATTAGTAGATTCTGGCAATCAGCTACAACAATAATCATGAAATACAAAGGCAAATCAACAAAGGAGCCACTGAAATCTAACAAGTAGATTTAATCTAGCACAGACAAACATGGGCTGATAAGGATTTCTGTTCTTGTATCTTTGTTGCAAAACTTAAACATGTCTTTTGAAGCAAAAGTAAGAATATCAGGGTGGAGATTAACATCACTGCAAAAACACGTCCCACTTTCAAATTCAGTGTATGTGTGCCTGTTCCACATATGAATTTGCTTCTATTTACCACCAGAaagtaacctggcacgccaaatggatgtgtttcacacatccatttagAAAACTCGGAGGTGATTGGAGAAacgttgtctgtcacatctttacgggccaatcagagcaacagaacatgtgacgtagccactaaCAAGCTACGCCCCTACAAAAAGAGTAAattccatatagaactgcataactcGAACCATGGCAATTGCAGACATGTCGGTAAACGCCTTTTGTCGTTTTGAAAAGAAcgcaactcactgctgttctttgttcttcttttaacaaagaaatttcgtcaagttctgataaaacttgtgctttagcagcatccacgctaatgtcttacgccataattgcaccagccgcttgttgctgcttgcttgcaTCACGACTCCGACgcccctgaaagtactgcccctcgttactgatcggtcctgtcactttctaaccaggcccaaacagttcagacgggagctttgcaagatgggtttgccagtgagaaacaaggaaatgggcgtatttatctgctttgcaaggttaactagaaagggtttgaaataaaacaatgaaaatgtgaCTAAGATGTAGACCTTCAGCTTTAATTTAACAGGTTTTACGGAAATAAGACTTTTAATATTTAAGAATTTCAGGCATTTTATTTAGAGCACCTCCATTATCAGAAGATCTGGACAAACTAAtataattgaaaataaaaccacagtTTTCATCACCTgaatgaaaaaaactgaattctTGAGTCTGTGGACAGTACCAAATCCTGGGTGTCCTCCTTGAAGATGCTTTTCCAGACCTTTACTGAAACTGTAAAGCCAGCTCCATTTGGGCTGAGATCAGGTTAGTGACTTTCTTTGCCTTCAGAAACTCTTGGTTAACTGTCACATTATGTTTGAGGTCATTATCAGTTTGCGCTGTAAAGcatttttatatcagtttaGCAGTGTTTGGCTGAATGCAAGAGTGTAGCTCTATACAGTCCAGAATTCATCTGGCAACTTCTGTCAGTAGTCACATCATTGATAAACACCAATGAGCCTGTTCCATTGGTAGCCATACACATCACACATTTACATGCCTTAACACTGCCTGGCCCATCACTTGCTTTGATACCTCCCTTGACTTCATTTGGTAGCAAcagtcaaaaagcaccaaataCTAATTCAACACTTGAAATCATTTACAGAACTtttatttgcttcatttttttttaaaaaccacacCTGGGCATGAAAGTGCTTTTTTGGTTTAATGTCAAAATACTTTTGTGACCCTGATAATGAGATACTCtcaataaaattagaaataaagcTGAAAGTCTGCACTTTAGTCACACCttgatattttaatttcaaatatatGTCATGGTTCATAGAAGCATGATTAGTAGAGACCCTTCTCAGTTTTTTAATCTTagctgaaaatataaaaagtcatttttcatagaaaatacacttaaaaattTGGCATAATCAAATGAAATATATAATATAGAAATGTTAGTAACATTATTGCATACATgtaaaatggagaaaataacTCTCCCTGTCTGTCAGTAAATTTAGTGTTAGTTCTGCTAAAATAATTTTGGCCTCGTGTACAAATAAGAAATTTTAAGGGATTAAaacaaggataaaaaaaaaaaaaaaatcttgctgCCTTCATGCTGCCAGCTTTCCACATGATCCTAACCTGTCTCTCCTGAGTAGGGCTGGAAAATTCatcaaaaatgagattaaatcccAAGATGGCTTGCTGTAATTATCAAATCAAAGAAGATGCAATAATTCTTTGGCCTTAAATTTGTGTAATAATgccaatttaaaactttttttgcagcagagatgtcatgcaTTATGCAATCATTCCAGTGACATTTCTTAACAGAAGTCTACAAACAATCCAACTTTcttcatttctgtccttttttcttattaaaaattcatatccaatttacAGTACAAGTcgaaatcatcacaattagatattttttcaaaactgttcagccctagtttaatctcatgtgttggttgtaatatagaatTATATTACATctatataaaataattattaaaaattatgagatttatcatattttttgcTAGAAATGTATCCATAAATACCTATATTCACATGTATTATGTAGGGGTAGATCACCAACTTATTACCAGAGAATCAAataatattacaaggaattatttattaattcatatatcattactaggtaaatacttccttaatattaatTGGTAAAATGCCAATGTATTGCAAGATAACTACCACAtttttcttgagaaattacaaGAAAATTATCACTTATTACTATAAACTTACTAGGTTATTAGGTCCCActaaaatattgacaaaatattttgctacaaataaaattaaaaaaaaaaaaaaagaaagagagtcCGAATAGGCCAAATAGGTTGTGGAAGGTTAGACCAGGAAAATCTGACATAGGAGCTCCAATCAAATTGGAATCAGTACATCCCTAAAGAGCTGTACTGATTAAAAAAGTTGTAACATGTTGAAGGGGAGAGGGCAGAGACAATTTATGCCTCAGGATGTTTCTCCCACTCTCATCACTGGCATAACCCAGCTCTCCAGCTGATATTCTTAAccatttattgtctttttttcctggACAGCAGAGGAGAAAGAGTAGATCAGTGCTGTGTGGTTAACCCTTGCTTAccatttaaatatgaagtaACACTCATTTACGTTACTTTAAAATCCCCTATGATGTTAAAttgtattcatttattaacAATCCATCCCTaacaaatatctaaaataacataaaaatatgcaTTCTTAACAAAGGGACAACAAAGAAAATTTGATCAGAAGTAAACAAGAAGTTTCACATTTATCCTACCATTTAATTAATtctcaattttattttatctgcTCAAGTAGAACACAgtaaaacatgaattaaaaacagcaacaggTACAATTATTGAGCAGTGGCTCTGGTCAACAATGAACTGAACACATTAGTCAGCCGGGGCAGTTTCAGGTCCTCttctactttacaccaggagtcAGTAAACAAAGCACACATGAATAAAAGAAACTTACTCGCGTGTAcaaacattgtgtaaaatgaCATCAATCACACATGTCACACATGTTTAAAGGCCAAAAAGAGGATGTTCTTTCTGCATCAGCTTAGGGACTTGAGCCACCACATGACAGAGCTGTTGTCCAAACTGCATCAGTGAGTCTGCGCTGCCAGCTTGCCCTCCCTCTGGTTGAAACACACCTCTACTTGATGAACACAAACACTGTGGACTTTAACTAGTTAGTTTTACTAAGTTAGACAGGCAATATTGAAATTTTAGTACTTTGAAcataaaatggattttttttatattattatttattagtaTTAGCATAAACAATACTTGATGATAAACAGTCTATTAAAAGCATCAAAAGCTAAGATGATAATGAAATTGAAAGGGCTCATGTTATTAATCATAGGAGCTGAAGTTGAGTAGCTCTTGGATTTACTTTTATAATAATGACAATAGAAGtgataataacagttataacaGATGGGTTAACAGTGTGCATAGTGTTTGCTGTATGAAAGCAGACTGATCATTCCAATATAAACATGGAACAATGATAAATGGGAGGTGGAGCTGAGCAGCTGTTGGATTGACTTAAACATTCATAGTAATGACAACAGTTGTGATGCTGATGAGTTGTAGCTGTTGGAGTCAGGTGGGTCCACAGCATTAGGCCATCCACGCCAACGATCCAGAGACAAGAAAGCTTGGGGACTTCCTAGAAGATAAATGACTAATAACTTCAACGGAACACGAAGATTCACAGGAAGAGAGAATCTCAGGGTACCAGGACCCCTGGTGGTCTCAGCCTATAGCATTATAAATGAGGGTTGGTCCAAGCCTGAGCCAGCCATGACTGTAAGctttattaaaaagcaaaattttaAGATGACTCTTAAGGCCAGAGAAAGTGTCTGCCTCCTGGACCCTGACTGGTGATGATCCAGCAGAGACTGATAAGGATATTCCTTTCATTCAGATAGAGACATCAGATAAAAGCAAGTGCTGGGATCACTGTGAACTTAACATTAATAAATCCAGTCCCAGCCTTATCccgtgtttgttttttttgttttttttttgcattaatgtAGTTTCTCTGAGTCAGTTTAGATGAACATGTGAGCGTTATTCTGTGTTTTATCTATTTCAGGATGGCCAAGCTTCTGTACTTAATTACACATGTGCCTGTTTACTGTTTTCCTGCTAATGTGTCTAAGACCAGCTAGAGTCATGGCACACTGAGGGTCTTATCCCTGCTCTTAGCCTTGTTAATTGGATTCTCCTGGTTTACCCTTTACCATACTCCTATCAGTCCTGTCAGCATCCCCGTCAAGTAACCTTCATAACATGAACCAAATGTGCCCTCTGTGTGCCGGGATGCAAAGCCACATGTCGTCTGGATCAGACCTGTGTTACAACATTCAATTACCTTGTTTTAACTTGAAAATATGCACAAGAAATGTGTATATCCTGATAAATGATTCAGTTGAATTCTCATGCCTTTTTGCAAGATCGCAACTCTAAACTTGTAACATTCAGTTGTTTGAAATGAAACCTGTATGACGGCAgattttcatgcatgcatttatttatctatgctAGTAATATGTACAATGTTTACATTTCATGATGACCAACACAGCAAGTGACAAAATCAAGTCTGACATAGTTGCTCAATTTGAAAATCAGTACAAAATGTGTCCCacaacaaaaaattaaacatcgAGGCTTATGACCCTTATGTTGCTTAAGGAAGTTTTACACATAAAATATTTCCAAATCACTGAAAGATCTTAGGGGCAGCTGTCAACGTTAGTATTCACATTCATCAAGAACATTATTTGCATTGATTTTGAATTCAGTCCAACATGAAACTTTTCCACATCCTTGAAACAAAAAGAGGAGTTCCTTCCTGGAGCAGTTCATCGCTATTCAAGAAGTTCAGATGTCCCTGAACTTCACTCGGTCCACATTGAGGGTTAATCCAAATCAAGAAAGATAGTAGAAAGGGAAATGTCCAGGTATGAAACAATGTCTCCATGTTTAAGATACAGAGGACACTTCTGTCTTGCTTGTGGAAACTGAGGTCTCATCCTCCACCATGCCACCCATTCCAATAGTGGTCAGGATGCAGTTACGGAACTGAAAGGGATAAAGATAAACATTAGTATGCAAAGTAAACTATTgtaagtttaaaaagaaaagacagcacAATATTCTAGTGAACTAACCTGTTTGTTGAACAGCACATAGATCACAGGGTTGTACAATGCTGAGCTCTTTGCAAAGAAGGCAGGAATAGCTGCTGTCAGAGCGGTGAAGGCGGCACCCTTGTTCATGAAGATCCAAGCGCTGAAAGTGGCATATGGTACCCAGGCTACCAGGAAGCCAAACACCATCAGGATGCACATACGTGTGACTTCCCTCTCAGCCTTCTGGGTGGACTCTGACTCCTGCTGCTGAGCGGCAGCCTAAAGGGTTTTACACCAAAAATACTCCATTATAATTCATGTTCTTATTCATGTCACACTTCTGCAGAACTTAACATGGTGTTCCTTGAGGTTAATCAATAGTTAAACATTTCACTTACAGCTTTGACAGTCAGGACGAGGCTTCCATATGTGAAGAAAATGATGAACACTGGGAGGAAGAAGTGCACCACAAACATGTAAATGACATATGATTCATTGTTGAAGCCTGGAGCCAGAGTGTAGTAGTCGGGTCCACAGGAGCACTGCATTCCCTCAGGGAGGTACCTGTGTTGAGGGATAAGACACTTAAGtatttacaaagtgcttcactgCTACACTATAACTTCCATAAAGCTTTAGAGTTTAAGAGATACACTGAAAGATATTGCGAGTAATCATGAATGAAAGTCACCTGGACCAGCCGAACAATGGGGGTCCAGCACATGAGAAGGCCATGATCCAAGTGACAAGAACTCCAGCCCCTGCATGAGCACCAGTGAACTTGAAGCTTCCCATGGGTTTGCAGACGACGATGTATCTCTCAACAGCCAGGACCACCAAGGACCAGAGAGCGACTTCACCTGCAGGGCAAACAAGGCAGTAAAAGACACAATTTAGATgtgtaaaaaaattcaaatgaatgTCCAAGATATCTTTGTTGAGTCTGCTCTTCCAAATGGTTTGTTCCTACTCTGTACTAAAGGTTAACgaaaagaaaaaatttaaacaaaatccAGGACTGAAGTTGACTTGATACCTCCAAGTGTAGCCATGAATCCCTCAATGGCACAAAAAGTTGGTCCAAGAATGAAGTAGCCATTGACTGCAgatgtgatggtgatggtgaatCCAAAGGCGCACATGATGAGTCCAGCAATAGCCAGGTTGACCAGGATGTAGTTGAGAGGTTGCTGGAGCTTCTTGTGCTTGAAGGTTACAAACAATGTCAGACCGTTGATGGGGGTTCCAGTACAGATCAGGAAGAACATGTAGAAAGCCAGAAGTTTGTAGATCATTGGATCTACCATGTAATACTGCGGATATTCATAAGGACTTCTAACAATCCCAGTCCTGTTGGACATGGGGATGTAGAAATTCTTCCCTTCTGTGCCATTTGGTTCAATGCCTCCTTCCCACACCATCTTCTCTGCGCAGTTGTTATATTGAGCTTCTCCGTCCAAAGAATCCAATAGCGTTGGTTGACACGAAACCCTGATGCGAGCCTTGGGGCTTTTATACCCAACCTCCAGCCTTTTGGTCAAGTTGTCGAAATTGGATTACAGTTCTGTGAGGTTGCACAAAGTTAACTAAGGTGAACTATTAATCTCACCGGATAGAGGAGCCTGCACCCAAAGTCATTTGCTCCACTTACCATGTCATAAGGATTAGAGATTAGGTAATGGGAATTACAGATTAAAGAATCTGAAGAAACTACACAACATTTTTTGGACTTCATTCATATTTTCCTACTTCTGAACTACTGAACTATGGGCATTAATATGACTCCCACCCCCAGCTTCTGTTCAGCTCTAACAGCTGTGGTTAACCTtcttctaggaaggctttcTTCAAGGTTTAAGTGCCAAAGAGCATTTGTAAAATCAGATACTGTGGTCAGAAAACAAGATCTGGCTGCCAATTGCAACCTAATTCCTCTTAGAGGTGTTCAGCTGTAGTTAAAAGATGTGATTCTTCACAACAAACTCATCAAAACGTGCCATTTAAATCCATTTCAGTTCATTAGATCAGAGCTGAAAGAgcaaaaactgataaaaggCAAAACTGGCAATATCATATATCACTTAGCTCATTACAACACATTCAAAACTTTGCATCTTCAGATATTTCATAACTATGTGCTCGATTTTATGCAACTAGTAGCAATTGTTTGGTTGAAATGCTTGAATTGTGTTATTATGAATCATGTCAATGAACTCTTCTTCTGTATAGATCCATGAAATAATGTAAAGGTTTAAGTGGATAGTGGCTTTAAAATGGTCAACCTCAAACTGAGGCATGTCATTGACTTGACAATGTCATGAGAAGGGGCTCTTCTCTGTCACTAATCAACTAAACAGATTTTTACtcaatttaaacaattttaactAAAGCCAAAATGGCTCCCTACTTTCTCTCATTTGATGCAAAAATAATCCAACATTTactcaaataataataataaaaaaaaaaattataaaatttaaACAGCAGTTGCCATGTGGTGGAAGTGAAGTTGTTATTATCCTGATTGGATTGACCTCAGTGTCTCGTCTTCCGTGACCTCGTGGTTTAGTATCAAAGGCTCAAGGCAACACAAGTCTATGTGGTTATGTCTGCTATAGACTCATCCAATTTTCTAAGCTTCGCTAATCCAAAGAAAGTAGCACCATCACTCATTAAGGAGCACAGTGTATAGCATAACACCTTTTACGTCAGTCGGGTTTGGTGGCATTAATGGTGCTAGTCATTACATGAAATTCACTGCCAAATATGgatattatttttgttatcataATCCATTATAATCATCATTAACAAGATGAGTGTTTAGAGACACCACCCTTTTGTAATCATTGTGAAGAAGCTGATTGTGAGACCTTAATTCAATTCACTgtatcaatcaattaatcaagcTTTATGTGTCAAGCGCCAGTTCATATAAAAGCTCAAGACACTACAGGaagagcaggtctagaccatactctGTTATATTTTTTGCAAAGATCCAGCATCAATCATGACTATAGCACTAAGTGGCAAATAAAAACTGCCTTAAACACATTCTTATGAGAGTAACACCCAGTGTTTGATTTCAGGATGTAGTTCATTCATGTGTAAGGTATTATCTAGTGTGCTCTGtcaaatttagttttaaaattgtttagtATAGGCTCTGAATattaaactcatttttcaaTCCTCCAGGATGCTCTTGATCCAAAACAGTAACACAAGATGACAAGCATCTTCAATTCTATCTTCCTGTTTTGAATTAAGGACTCTACTCAAGAAAATTGCACCGCATAAGATGTATTTACTGAACACTGAAACACCATTTTCATTTCTCATGAATCTTAaacaatgagggagaaaatctgGTATAAGTGTCCTTTGTGGTTAACATTGCAAGCCTTCTGGGATTGTTCACAGAGTTAACCGGAGAGActactttttaaaggttttttttgcagcttttttgcctttattgtgaAAGGACAGCTGGAGAGAGACACGAAATACAGGGAGAGAGAGTAAAGTGAGATATACACCAAACAGCGCTGACACCATGAATTGATCCAGTGACCAGAGTGTTGAGGACttatagcctctgtatatgggcatCTGCTCTATCCACTGAGCTACACTGGTGCCCAGTAAGGccacttttagcagcttttctccctcattacaAGAAATTTATCCATGACATCAAAACAACGGTTTACTGTTTACACCTTATGGAGTGCCATTTTTTATGAAGTAAGTACAAGTAAGTAAGTAGCAGAGGTTAGCAATGCATCTGGTTTCTGCATGCATGGGCCATCACAAACAGCACATAACATGAATGAgacacagcaacagaacagcagcttacATTTGCAGTTCCTGTATACATCATGATGTAGCATCCTTCTCCTTAGAAATAGACATAGAAAGTCTAGTAAAGACTAGTTAAGGCTAGTCTTTAGTTCAATGGTTCAATGGTTCAATTTGACAATGGTGATGTGATCCGTATGCatgcttcttcttctgtgctctaGCTCTTAGACTCTATGTATCACAGAGTTAAAAAGCCATGCTGGGTGAAATCCCCTCATGTTTATGTAGCCTAGTAGTTttcagccttgtttttccatgttcatgttcatgGTGGTTTTCTTAAGAGGTTCAGAGGGTTTTTCCAAACTGGGTTAAGGAGAATTAACTTATTTTACTCCATGGACCTGGAATAACTTGCAGAGCAATCTACATCTGAAAAAAAGTTTCACTGGTTGATATTAAAACCATGCTAAAAGGccatttaactgaaaaatatGAGTGCTTCTTTTAAATGgttttgtccttttatttgTCCCTcttgtttgttgtattttgttgttCCTCTTATTAGAACTGGTTTGCTGTCTTGAACTCAAAAAAGCAATCTTAATCTCAAGGGACTacctgtttaaataaaggttaataaataaaaatccatcAAGTTGTGTCTGTGATAGCAGCTTAGTCAGTGAGTTACAAGAAATGTCCCAGtacagcaataaaaatgaaggaatactctggctttgaaaactgtaatgtaatgtaattacTCCATAAAGTAGGTATAATATAAGTagcttttatttaattgacagacattcctttaaaaattcagacCTTTTAATATGAACAAGAGATTGGAGTAgataggaaaaaaataatttgtaagGGGAAATTGAAACTCAGTTGTATAATTGTACTAACCCAGTTGTAATTAAACACATAACCTGACCTCACAGgacaccaaaacaacaacaacagaaggTAATTCCCTTCGATCTTAAGTATCTCAGTGGCATCCTCTTTAATCACCCAAGCAAATTAAGTGTACTAATTCTTAGTTAATGTcattaacaaataaatacttACCACAAACAAGCCTGAAAGCTAATATCACTAATTTGAGGCTTTTCACAGAACTTGAGCT contains:
- the LOC121506846 gene encoding green-sensitive opsin-like — encoded protein: MVWEGGIEPNGTEGKNFYIPMSNRTGIVRSPYEYPQYYMVDPMIYKLLAFYMFFLICTGTPINGLTLFVTFKHKKLQQPLNYILVNLAIAGLIMCAFGFTITITSAVNGYFILGPTFCAIEGFMATLGGEVALWSLVVLAVERYIVVCKPMGSFKFTGAHAGAGVLVTWIMAFSCAGPPLFGWSRYLPEGMQCSCGPDYYTLAPGFNNESYVIYMFVVHFFLPVFIIFFTYGSLVLTVKAAAAQQQESESTQKAEREVTRMCILMVFGFLVAWVPYATFSAWIFMNKGAAFTALTAAIPAFFAKSSALYNPVIYVLFNKQFRNCILTTIGMGGMVEDETSVSTSKTEVSSVS